A window from Mus caroli chromosome 2, CAROLI_EIJ_v1.1, whole genome shotgun sequence encodes these proteins:
- the Adra2b gene encoding alpha-2B adrenergic receptor, producing the protein MSSPAMVHQEPYSVQATAAIASAITFLILFTIFGNALVILAVLTSRSLRAPQNLFLVSLAAADILVATLIIPFSLANELLGYWYFWRAWCEVYLALDVLFCTSSIVHLCAISLDRYWAVSRALEYNSKRTPRRIKCIILTVWLIAAVISLPPLIYKGDQRPEPHGLPQCELNQEAWYILASSIGSFFAPCLIMILVYLRIYVIAKRSHCRGLGAKRGSGEGESKKPRPAAGGAPASAKVPTLVSPLSSVGEANGHPKPPREKEEGETPEDPEARALPPNWSALPRSGQDQKKGTSGATAEEGAEEDEEEVEECEPQTLPASPASVFNPPLQQPQTSRVLATLRGQVLLSKNVGVASGQWWRRRTQLSREKRFTFVLAVVIGVFVVCWFPFFFSYSLGAICPQHCKVPHGLFQFFFWIGYCNSSLNPVIYTIFNQDFRRAFRRILCRQWTQTGW; encoded by the coding sequence ATGTCCAGCCCCGCCATGGTCCACCAGGAGCCCTACTCGGTGCAGGCCACTGCCGCCATCGCATCGGCCATCACCTTTCTCATCCTCTTCACCATTTTCGGCAATGCGCTGGTAATTCTGGCTGTGTTGACCAGCCGCTCGCTCCGTGCACCACAAAACCTCTTCCTGGTGTCACTGGCAGCAGCCGACATCCTAGTGGCTACTCTTATCATCCCTTTCTCTCTGGCCAACGAGCTGCTGGGCTATTGGTACTTCTGGCGTGCGTGGTGCGAGGTCTACCTGGCGCTAGACGTGCTCTTCTGTACCTCTTCCATCGTGCACCTGTGTGCCATCAGTCTGGACAGATACTGGGCAGTGAGCCGAGCATTGGAGTACAACTCCAAGCGCACTCCCCGCCGCATCAAATGCATCATCCTCACTGTGTGGCTCATTGCAGCCGTCATTTCTCTACCGCCCCTCATCTACAAGGGCGACCAGCGCCCAGAGCCCCACGGGCTCCCCCAGTGTGAGCTCAACCAAGAGGCCTGGTACATCTTGGCTTCCAGCATCGGATCTTTTTTTGCTCCCTGCCTCATCATGATTCTCGTCTACCTGCGAATCTACGTAATTGCCAAACGCAGCCACTGCAGAGGTCTCGGAGCTAAGAGGGGCTCTGGGGAGGGTGAGTCCAAGAAGCCCCGTCCCGCTGCGGGGGGAGCTCCAGCCTCGGCTAAAGTGCCCACTCTGGTCTCTCCTCTATCTTCTGTCGGAGAGGCTAATGGACACCCCAAGCCtccaagggagaaggaggagggggagaccCCTGAAGATCCCGAAGCCAGGGCTTTGCCACCCAATTGGTCTGCCCTGCCCAGATCAGGCCAGGACCAGAAGAAGGGGACTAGTGGGGCAACTGCAGAggagggagctgaagaggatgaagaggaggtggaagaatgTGAACCCCAAACACTGCcagcttctcctgcctcagtattCAACCCACCCTTGCAGCAGCCTCAGACTTCCCGGGTGCTGGCCACGCTACGTGGCCAGGTGCTTCTGAGCAAGAATGTGGGTGTGgccagtgggcagtggtggcgccgTCGGACACAGCTGAGCCGGGAGAAGAGGTTCACCTTTGTGCTGGCGGTGGTCATTGGTGTTTTTGTGGTCTGttggtttcctttcttcttcagctACAGCCTGGGGGCCATCTGCCCACAGCACTGCAAGGTACCCCACGGCCTCTTCCAGTTCTTCTTCTGGATTGGCTACTGCAACAGCTCTTTGAATCCTGTCATCTACACCATCTTCAACCAGGACTTCCGCCGTGCCTTTCGAAGGATCCTTTGCCGGCAGTGGACCCAGACTGGCTGGTGA